A region from the Volucribacter amazonae genome encodes:
- a CDS encoding tyrosine-type recombinase/integrase: MLTDTKIKSLKPKDKVYKVSDRDGLYVTVSVAGTITFRYDYRINGRRETLTIGRYGADGINLAEARERLMIARKQVSEGISPAGKKRAERNQIRNADRFYVFAEKYLAEVQLAESTKALRIATYERDIKNTFGNRLMTEITMDEIRRHCEQIKERGAPSTAILVRDLIANIYRYAIQRGHKFINPADDISNSSIVTFKKRERTLSPREIHLFFTALEKTQSDFALKKALKFILLTLVRKSELINATWDEINFKHKVWTIPANIVKSN; the protein is encoded by the coding sequence ATGCTAACAGATACAAAAATCAAATCTTTAAAACCCAAAGATAAAGTTTACAAAGTTTCAGATCGTGATGGGCTTTATGTTACGGTGTCCGTTGCTGGCACTATCACTTTTCGCTACGACTATCGCATAAACGGTAGGCGAGAAACGCTAACTATTGGTCGTTATGGTGCTGATGGTATTAATCTTGCTGAAGCTCGTGAACGTTTAATGATTGCACGTAAACAGGTAAGCGAGGGGATTTCTCCAGCAGGAAAAAAACGTGCGGAACGCAATCAAATTCGTAATGCAGATCGCTTTTATGTATTTGCAGAAAAGTATCTGGCAGAAGTGCAGTTAGCTGAAAGTACAAAGGCTTTACGGATAGCAACATATGAGAGGGATATTAAAAATACCTTTGGAAATCGTTTGATGACCGAAATTACAATGGATGAGATTCGTCGCCATTGTGAGCAAATTAAAGAGCGTGGAGCTCCCTCTACGGCAATTTTAGTGCGTGATTTAATTGCAAATATTTATCGATATGCTATTCAAAGGGGTCATAAGTTTATTAACCCTGCTGACGACATTTCTAATTCATCAATTGTAACATTTAAGAAACGTGAACGAACATTAAGCCCAAGAGAAATTCATTTATTTTTTACTGCTCTTGAGAAAACTCAGTCTGATTTTGCTTTAAAAAAGGCTTTGAAGTTTATTTTGTTAACGCTAGTAAGGAAAAGTGAGCTAATTAATGCTACTTGGGATGAAATTAATTTTAAACATAAAGTTTGGACTATTCCTGCTAATATAGTAAAATCTAATTAA
- the guaA gene encoding glutamine-hydrolyzing GMP synthase, with amino-acid sequence MNNIHNHKILILDFGSQYTQLIARRVREIGIYCELWAWDVSEQDIRDFNPNGIILSGGPESTTAENSPRAPEYVFNAGVPVLGICYGMQTMAMQLGGLTENSEHREFGYAAVSLQNPTALFAGLDDGEHQLDVWMSHGDKVTQLPPHFQITGITPTCPIAAMSDENRHFYGVQFHPEVTHTKSGLKLLQNFVVNICGCATNWTAENIIEDAVARIKAQVGDDEVILGLSGGVDSSVTALLLHRAIGKNLHCVFVDNGLLRLNEADQVMAMFGDKFGLNIIRVDAEQRFLDALAGIDEPEAKRKTIGKVFVDVFDDEAKKLSKVKWLAQGTIYPDVIESAASKTGKAHVIKSHHNVGGLPDYMKLGLVEPLRELFKDEVRKIGLALGLPAEMLNRHPFPGPGLGVRVLGEIKKEYCDLLRKADAIFIEELYKADWYYKVSQAFTVFLPVKSVGVMGDGRKYDWVVSLRAVETIDFMTAHWAHLPYDLLGKISNRIINEVDGISRVVYDISGKPPATIEWE; translated from the coding sequence ATGAATAACATACACAATCATAAAATTTTAATTTTAGACTTTGGTTCTCAATATACCCAACTAATTGCTCGCCGAGTGCGGGAAATTGGCATATATTGTGAATTGTGGGCGTGGGACGTCAGCGAACAGGATATTCGTGATTTCAATCCTAACGGTATTATCTTATCGGGCGGGCCTGAAAGCACCACCGCTGAAAATAGCCCCCGAGCTCCTGAATATGTGTTTAACGCTGGTGTGCCTGTGTTAGGTATTTGTTATGGTATGCAAACCATGGCAATGCAATTAGGCGGTTTAACTGAAAACTCTGAGCATCGTGAATTTGGCTATGCGGCAGTTTCGTTGCAAAATCCAACCGCACTTTTTGCTGGTTTAGATGACGGTGAGCATCAATTAGATGTTTGGATGAGCCATGGCGATAAAGTTACGCAATTACCACCGCACTTTCAAATTACAGGTATCACGCCAACTTGCCCGATTGCGGCAATGTCCGATGAAAATCGTCATTTCTACGGCGTACAATTTCACCCCGAAGTTACCCATACCAAGAGCGGTCTAAAATTGCTACAAAATTTTGTGGTAAACATTTGTGGTTGTGCGACTAATTGGACTGCAGAAAATATTATTGAAGATGCTGTTGCTCGCATTAAAGCTCAAGTAGGCGATGACGAAGTCATTTTAGGCTTATCTGGTGGCGTGGATTCTTCGGTTACCGCATTATTATTACACCGTGCTATCGGCAAAAATTTACACTGCGTTTTCGTGGATAACGGCTTATTACGCCTAAATGAAGCGGATCAAGTGATGGCAATGTTTGGCGATAAGTTTGGTTTAAACATTATTCGTGTTGATGCGGAACAACGTTTCTTAGATGCCCTAGCAGGGATTGATGAACCTGAAGCAAAACGCAAAACCATAGGTAAAGTCTTTGTTGATGTGTTTGATGATGAAGCCAAAAAACTGAGTAAGGTCAAATGGCTGGCTCAAGGTACGATTTACCCTGATGTAATAGAATCAGCCGCCAGCAAAACAGGCAAAGCTCACGTGATCAAATCTCATCATAATGTCGGCGGTTTACCTGATTATATGAAATTAGGCTTGGTTGAGCCATTGCGTGAGTTATTTAAAGATGAAGTGCGTAAAATTGGTTTAGCCCTTGGTTTACCAGCGGAAATGCTCAATCGCCACCCATTCCCTGGTCCAGGTTTAGGCGTGCGTGTGCTGGGCGAAATCAAAAAAGAATATTGCGATTTATTACGCAAAGCCGATGCGATTTTCATTGAAGAGCTTTACAAAGCGGATTGGTACTACAAAGTAAGCCAAGCCTTTACCGTCTTCCTACCCGTTAAATCCGTAGGGGTAATGGGCGATGGACGTAAATACGACTGGGTAGTATCATTGCGTGCAGTAGAAACCATTGATTTTATGACCGCCCATTGGGCACACTTGCCTTATGACTTGCTCGGCAAAATCTCTAACCGCATTATTAACGAAGTTGATGGCATTTCTCGTGTGGTTTATGATATATCAGGTAAGCCACCAGCGACTATTGAGTGGGAATAA
- a CDS encoding DUF4299 family protein, which translates to MSRTFYIENKKRLFRKRTVMTPAQVLPLVENLSVYDFPLDEEEYQQLLAAPLSQFVALQLGVEGKSSRCFELAYDDETANYSVRVLTPSTKSDWQIALHFTEQLAKQLKSPIIDEDGNIYHAHISYDYEKDILFGLNVLMNDKNDRPILQGIHHPICFSAEMIENINNADDKLVEFEKVFYENQYVDGYFAKQRFYNNEDKVIGAYSLTQENKTILPFKPEIEWQYLNEISEDDIDKWIITLVSFEDENDGSTYYVLGKLDYHQFIQKLPNDKYRYIDGKYILIEPLSQTELQNFITE; encoded by the coding sequence ATGAGCAGAACATTTTATATTGAAAATAAAAAAAGGTTATTCAGAAAAAGAACAGTTATGACGCCCGCTCAAGTTCTACCCTTAGTAGAAAACTTATCTGTTTATGATTTTCCGCTTGATGAAGAAGAATATCAACAATTATTGGCTGCACCTTTAAGCCAATTTGTTGCTTTACAACTTGGGGTTGAAGGAAAAAGTAGTCGTTGTTTTGAATTAGCTTATGATGATGAAACGGCAAATTACTCAGTGAGAGTATTAACACCCAGTACCAAATCTGATTGGCAAATTGCTTTACATTTTACTGAACAGTTAGCAAAACAGTTGAAAAGTCCAATTATTGATGAAGATGGAAATATTTATCATGCTCATATTAGTTATGATTATGAAAAAGATATTTTATTTGGTTTAAATGTCTTAATGAATGACAAAAATGATCGTCCTATTTTGCAAGGTATTCATCATCCAATCTGTTTTTCAGCCGAAATGATAGAAAATATTAATAATGCCGATGATAAACTTGTAGAGTTTGAGAAAGTTTTTTATGAAAATCAATATGTTGATGGCTATTTTGCTAAACAACGATTTTATAATAATGAAGATAAAGTAATTGGTGCATATTCTCTTACACAAGAGAATAAAACTATTTTACCCTTTAAACCAGAAATAGAATGGCAATATTTAAATGAAATATCAGAGGATGATATTGATAAATGGATAATTACATTAGTGTCATTTGAAGACGAAAATGATGGTAGTACATATTATGTACTTGGCAAATTGGATTATCATCAATTTATACAAAAATTACCGAACGATAAGTATCGTTATATTGATGGTAAATATATTTTAATTGAGCCTCTTTCTCAAACGGAATTACAAAATTTTATTACTGAATAG
- the guaB gene encoding IMP dehydrogenase, translating into MLRVVKEALTFDDVLLVPAHSTVLPNTADLSTQLTKTIRLNIPMLSAAMDTVTEARLAISLAQEGGIGFIHKNMSIERQADRVRKVKKFESGIVSDPVTVRPDMTLKQVAELVEKNKFAGYPVTLANGDLVGIVTGRDTRFVSDLTLPVSAVMTPKERLVTIRENAPREQIFELMHKHRIEKVLVVDEQFKLKGMVTLKDFQKSEQKPNACKDEFGRLRVGAAVGAGAGNEERIEALVQAGVDVLLIDSSHGHSEGVLQRVRETRAKYPDLPIIAGNVATAEGAIALADAGASAVKVGIGPGSICTTRIVTGVGVPQITAIADAAAALKERGIPVIADGGIRFSGDIAKAIAAGASCVMVGSMFAGTEEAPGEIELYQGRAFKSYRGMGSLGAMAKGSSDRYFQTDNAADKLVPEGIEGRIAYKGYLKEIIHQQMGGLRSCMGLTGCATIDELRTKAQFVRISGAGIKESHVHDVAITKEAPNYRMG; encoded by the coding sequence ATGCTTAGAGTAGTCAAAGAAGCCTTAACATTTGATGATGTTTTGCTCGTTCCAGCCCATTCAACGGTGCTTCCTAATACCGCTGATTTATCCACTCAACTGACTAAAACCATTCGTTTAAATATTCCAATGTTATCCGCTGCTATGGATACCGTTACCGAGGCTCGTTTAGCCATTTCATTGGCTCAAGAGGGCGGTATTGGTTTTATTCATAAAAATATGTCTATTGAACGCCAAGCGGATCGTGTGCGTAAAGTGAAAAAATTTGAAAGTGGTATTGTCAGCGATCCTGTTACTGTTCGTCCAGATATGACGTTAAAACAAGTGGCTGAATTAGTTGAAAAAAATAAATTCGCAGGTTATCCCGTTACCTTAGCAAATGGTGATTTGGTGGGGATTGTTACAGGGCGTGATACCCGTTTTGTGTCGGATTTAACTTTACCTGTGAGTGCGGTAATGACGCCGAAAGAACGTTTAGTGACTATTCGTGAAAATGCCCCTCGTGAACAAATTTTTGAATTAATGCATAAACACCGCATTGAAAAAGTATTAGTGGTTGATGAGCAATTTAAATTAAAAGGTATGGTTACCTTAAAAGATTTCCAAAAATCGGAACAAAAACCTAATGCTTGTAAAGATGAATTTGGTCGTTTGCGTGTTGGTGCGGCAGTGGGCGCTGGGGCTGGTAACGAAGAGCGGATTGAGGCATTAGTGCAAGCGGGCGTTGATGTGTTATTGATTGACTCTTCGCACGGTCATTCTGAGGGGGTATTACAGCGTGTGCGTGAAACGCGGGCGAAATACCCTGATTTGCCAATTATTGCAGGCAATGTGGCAACAGCAGAGGGAGCGATTGCTTTGGCAGATGCGGGGGCAAGTGCGGTCAAAGTGGGAATTGGTCCGGGATCAATTTGTACTACGCGTATTGTTACTGGGGTGGGCGTGCCACAAATTACTGCCATTGCGGATGCGGCGGCTGCCCTAAAAGAACGTGGTATTCCTGTGATTGCTGACGGCGGTATTCGTTTCTCTGGTGATATTGCTAAAGCCATTGCGGCAGGGGCATCTTGCGTGATGGTGGGGTCAATGTTTGCAGGAACAGAAGAAGCGCCAGGAGAGATTGAACTTTACCAAGGACGTGCCTTCAAATCTTATCGTGGAATGGGATCACTGGGGGCAATGGCAAAAGGCTCTTCCGATCGCTATTTCCAAACCGATAATGCTGCTGATAAGTTAGTGCCTGAGGGCATTGAGGGGCGTATTGCCTATAAAGGTTATTTAAAAGAAATTATTCATCAACAAATGGGTGGTTTACGCTCTTGTATGGGCTTAACGGGCTGTGCTACTATTGACGAATTGCGTACCAAAGCACAATTTGTTCGTATCAGCGGTGCGGGTATTAAAGAAAGCCATGTACATGATGTGGCAATTACCAAAGAAGCACCGAATTATAGAATGGGCTAA